The following coding sequences lie in one Treponema socranskii subsp. buccale genomic window:
- the dnaX gene encoding DNA polymerase III subunit gamma/tau, which produces MAYEVTATRRRPKQFADLVGQEFVAETLKNSISSHQIAHAYLFSGPRGCGKTSTARILAKALNCENGPTPAPCGTCAHCTEITKGASLDVIEIDGASNTSVNDVRQIKDEVMFPPNSSRYKIYIIDEVHMLSTSAFNALLKTIEEPPPYVVFIFATTELQKVPATIKSRCQQFNFRLVSAEKIKDLLADAVRELSIQADDEALYWIAREATGSIRDAYTLFDQVAAFSDGVITYDKIRDKLGLVGVDRLNELFEKCAAGKADDAIGVLDAYLESGVSIEQLIANSTNYIRSLLLIKNGITKESLLGSSAERYSSAVIEAWNTVQVERALSIFLQLYRDIRYSLSPRYELELAFSRLCWLSEYVSPAEVKSAIDSARSLLTAGSPVHSVQAAGLPLQNDAATVRTALQSIESNVAHTQAASPLVPDGIAGGNGGSSQNTAQNAFASSAQSRAASELPKTMPRFSALAEQAPENESPFYNGGAVPPEQAAEKSGGRSAAQSDDRSEVQASSQSVPLWEDDGISDDFDDGDFDDTDDANETSDDADARDSSGVTVYIPPLHVERTGGAADEAQSYVTGGGRTISFAQLRGSVIAELGIYDAPTAAALMTTTPWQISGNVISTQAATAYQKTQLERQRDAILRTLEKVCERRMDFSVSLKETEEAAGPAEVPPQIKILCSVFKGSIVGGKI; this is translated from the coding sequence ATGGCTTACGAAGTTACGGCGACGCGTCGGCGGCCCAAGCAATTTGCCGATTTGGTCGGGCAGGAATTTGTTGCGGAAACTTTGAAAAACTCGATCTCGTCGCATCAGATCGCTCATGCGTATTTGTTTTCCGGTCCGCGCGGCTGCGGCAAAACGTCCACGGCGCGCATCCTCGCAAAAGCGCTCAACTGCGAAAACGGACCGACGCCTGCTCCGTGCGGCACTTGCGCACATTGTACGGAAATCACGAAAGGCGCGAGTCTCGACGTTATCGAAATAGACGGCGCGTCGAACACGAGCGTCAACGACGTGCGCCAAATCAAAGACGAAGTGATGTTTCCGCCGAATTCGTCGCGTTATAAAATCTATATCATCGACGAAGTGCACATGCTTTCGACGAGCGCGTTCAACGCGCTTTTAAAAACGATCGAAGAACCGCCGCCCTACGTCGTATTTATCTTTGCGACGACGGAGCTGCAAAAAGTTCCGGCTACGATCAAAAGCCGTTGTCAGCAATTCAATTTCCGTCTCGTTTCCGCCGAAAAGATAAAGGATTTGCTCGCCGATGCGGTACGTGAATTATCGATTCAAGCCGACGACGAAGCGCTTTATTGGATTGCACGAGAGGCGACCGGTTCGATCCGCGACGCGTATACGCTTTTCGATCAGGTTGCGGCGTTCAGCGACGGCGTCATCACGTACGACAAAATCCGCGACAAGCTCGGTCTCGTCGGCGTGGACAGACTCAACGAATTGTTTGAAAAGTGCGCGGCGGGCAAAGCCGACGACGCGATCGGCGTACTCGACGCGTATCTCGAATCGGGCGTTTCGATCGAACAGCTGATCGCAAACAGTACGAATTATATCCGAAGCCTTTTATTAATTAAAAACGGCATTACAAAGGAATCGCTGCTCGGCAGTTCGGCCGAACGCTACAGTTCCGCCGTCATCGAAGCGTGGAATACGGTGCAGGTTGAGCGCGCACTTTCGATTTTTTTGCAGCTCTACCGCGACATCCGTTATTCGCTTTCGCCGCGCTATGAACTCGAACTTGCATTTTCGCGTTTGTGCTGGCTTTCTGAGTACGTGTCGCCGGCCGAAGTCAAATCCGCGATCGATTCCGCCCGTTCATTGTTGACGGCGGGATCTCCCGTGCATTCGGTGCAAGCGGCGGGGCTTCCTCTGCAAAACGATGCGGCGACTGTACGGACTGCGCTTCAATCGATCGAAAGCAATGTCGCGCATACGCAAGCTGCCTCTCCCTTGGTACCTGACGGTATTGCCGGCGGAAACGGAGGAAGTTCGCAAAATACGGCTCAAAACGCTTTTGCGTCTTCGGCGCAAAGCCGTGCCGCTTCGGAACTGCCCAAGACTATGCCGCGGTTTTCAGCGTTGGCGGAACAGGCGCCGGAGAATGAAAGCCCTTTTTATAACGGCGGGGCCGTGCCGCCTGAACAAGCGGCGGAGAAAAGCGGCGGGCGTTCGGCGGCGCAAAGCGATGATCGATCGGAAGTACAGGCGTCGTCTCAAAGCGTCCCTTTATGGGAAGATGACGGTATTTCCGACGATTTTGATGACGGCGATTTCGACGATACCGACGATGCGAATGAAACTTCGGACGATGCGGATGCAAGGGACTCTTCCGGAGTAACGGTTTATATTCCGCCTCTGCATGTTGAGCGTACGGGCGGCGCGGCGGATGAAGCGCAATCCTATGTAACGGGCGGCGGCCGCACGATTAGTTTCGCGCAGCTTCGCGGGAGCGTTATCGCCGAGCTCGGCATATACGATGCGCCGACGGCGGCAGCGCTCATGACGACGACCCCGTGGCAAATTTCAGGCAATGTGATTTCGACGCAGGCCGCAACGGCGTATCAAAAGACGCAGCTTGAACGACAACGCGACGCGATTTTACGGACGCTTGAAAAAGTGTGCGAGCGGCGCATGGATTTTTCGGTGAGCTTAAAAGAAACCGAAGAAGCGGCGGGGCCGGCAGAAGTGCCGCCGCAGATAAAAATTCTGTGCAGTGTTTTTAAGGGAAGCATAGTAGGGGGAAAAATATAG
- a CDS encoding TIGR02757 family protein, giving the protein MANVKIASEIHKLAADSKRSFKRRRSIEVSARIKKLLRELADTYETREFSAGDPSRIVRQYRSARDIEVAAFITAMLSFGKREQFLQKAGMIFVLAGKHPAQWIRRGAWQSDFPHGTRKFYRFFSYDDMRDIFAALQNILEKHSSFGTYVKKAYEAECAVRREIFRVHGVGIKSADRTESEHNVSAAGIKLASCKLNKKSESGEPSVTGIKTANRKARQAEFFSASSALLQVIADAFPQCRAVPQKSASANKRTNMFLRWMVRTNSPVDAGLWTWFSPADLLIPLDTHVLRQAKKFGLISERSTATEKTARELTDTLKRIWPDDPCRGDFALFGLGVSGGKYFR; this is encoded by the coding sequence ATGGCAAATGTAAAAATCGCTTCCGAAATACACAAGCTTGCCGCAGACTCGAAGCGAAGCTTCAAACGGAGGCGAAGTATTGAAGTTTCCGCTCGAATAAAAAAACTTTTGCGCGAGCTTGCGGACACATACGAAACCCGCGAGTTTTCCGCAGGCGATCCGAGCCGCATAGTGCGGCAGTACCGTTCCGCGCGCGATATTGAAGTCGCCGCGTTTATCACGGCAATGCTGTCGTTCGGAAAGCGTGAACAGTTTTTACAAAAAGCGGGGATGATTTTTGTACTTGCCGGAAAGCATCCCGCGCAGTGGATACGAAGAGGCGCATGGCAAAGCGATTTTCCGCACGGCACTCGGAAATTTTATCGATTTTTTTCATACGACGATATGCGTGATATTTTCGCCGCGCTGCAAAACATATTGGAAAAGCATTCATCGTTCGGTACTTATGTAAAAAAAGCGTACGAAGCGGAATGCGCCGTTCGGCGGGAAATCTTCCGAGTACACGGCGTCGGCATAAAAAGTGCAGATCGCACGGAAAGCGAACATAACGTATCCGCTGCCGGCATAAAACTTGCCTCTTGTAAACTTAACAAAAAAAGCGAAAGCGGCGAGCCGAGCGTTACCGGCATAAAAACTGCAAATCGTAAAGCCCGTCAAGCTGAATTCTTTTCCGCGTCTTCCGCGCTTTTACAGGTTATCGCCGATGCGTTTCCGCAGTGCCGCGCCGTTCCGCAAAAAAGCGCTTCGGCGAACAAGCGTACGAATATGTTTTTGCGCTGGATGGTGCGTACGAACTCCCCCGTCGATGCCGGACTGTGGACGTGGTTTTCACCTGCGGATCTGCTCATACCGCTCGATACGCACGTGCTTCGCCAAGCGAAAAAGTTCGGTCTCATTTCCGAGCGGAGTACGGCAACGGAAAAGACCGCGCGCGAACTGACCGATACGCTGAAACGGATTTGGCCGGACGATCCCTGCCGCGGCGATTTTGCGCTGTTCGGACTCGGCGTATCGGGGGGGAAATATTTCCGATAA